A single genomic interval of Aedes aegypti strain LVP_AGWG chromosome 1, AaegL5.0 Primary Assembly, whole genome shotgun sequence harbors:
- the LOC5568334 gene encoding myelin transcription factor 1-like protein has protein sequence MEKPDIVYNQCRFCLKVIEELASYSIFSEEPQSNSLYVFVQRMLSLEFTAENSYVCGDCFAVWQMIQDYVQSCVRANHILQISTNLTVRKPWLETEEEGRMLIAVCRRVKKLSHEMEILLRMVQRPPKRIRKRKSTTAFVPDVEPPETGSGNGVKREEEVEIDDSEAFQTDDPIEARRKEKPEVTSPVIEQKDDPPANANESLLDDAVTIIEPRVDQIDLLDSSSEEEDDSDDEEEEEDTEDSLPPGRKKKFDENVLKTVCQLCGATTNDMANHLESHINEPFVRKPAAFKTQTESDSSNSSSSRKRKRKQNQTAAKAPPPQELTLQCEVCGMEFTSMLAAKLHARSHPLYRTTNNSRVYNSGKTKPAVRRAF, from the exons ATGGAAAAACCAGACATCGTCTACAATCAGTGCCGCTTCTGCCTGAAGGTGATCGAAGAGCTCGCTTCCTACTCAATCTTCTCCGAGGAGCCCCAATCCAACTCGCTGTACGTCTTTGTCCAGCGGATGTTGTCCCTGGAG TTCACAGCGGAAAACTCGTACGTCTGTGGCGATTGTTTCGCGGTGTGGCAAATGATCCAGGATTACGTTCAATCCTGTGTCCGTGCGAATCATATTTTGCAGATCAGCACGAATCTAACGGTCCGGAAACCGTGGTTGGAAACCGAAGAAGAAGGCCGGATGTTGATTGCGGTTTGCCGCAGAGTAAAGAAGCTATCTCACGAGATGGAGATTCTCCTGCGAATGGTGCAGCGGCCACCGAAAAGAATTCGGAAGCGGAAAAGTACTACGGCGTTTGTACCGGATGTGGAACCACCGGAAACCGGGAGCGGTAATGGAGTGAAACGGGAAGAGGAGGTGGAAATTGACGATTCGGAGGCGTTTCAGACGGATGATCCGATAGAGGCGAGAAGGAAGGAAAAGCCGGAAGTGACTTCACCGGTGATAGAACAGAAAGATGATCCCCCGGCAAATGCAAACGAATCGCTGCTGGACGATGCAGTGACTATAATCGAACCAAGGGTGGATCAAATTGATCTGCTGGATAGCAGTAGCGAGGAGGAAGATGATTCCGACGacgaagaggaagaagaagacacAGAGGACAGTCTTCCCCCGGGGCGGAAGAAGAAATTCGACGAAAACGTGTTGAAAACCGTCTGCCAGCTGTGTGGAGCGACCACAAACGATATGGCAAACCATCTGGAAAGTCACATCAACGAACCTTTTGTAAGGAAACCTGCGGCGTTCAAAACGCAAACCGAATCCGACAGTAGCAACAGCAGTAGCAGTAGGAAGCGCAAGCGgaagcaaaatcaaacggcggCCAAAGCGCCACCCCCACAGGAGTTAACTCTGCAATGTGAGGTTTGTGGAATGGAGTTTACCAGCATGCTGGCGGCGAAACTTCACGCTCGATCGCATCCGCTGTATAGGACGACGAACAATAGTCGGGTGTATAATAGTGGTAAGACGAAACCCGCTGTGAGGAGGGCTTTCTGA